From Loxodonta africana isolate mLoxAfr1 chromosome 16, mLoxAfr1.hap2, whole genome shotgun sequence:
GGACGACCCGCCGGAAAGGACTAGGGCGAGCCTGGGCCGGGTCCGTGGGGTCTGCACCGTCAGCCTGCGCAAGACCGCGGCTTCGGTGCAGGCACCGCAGCCACCAATGCCGCACGGGGTGGGCGAGGGTCCCCCACGCCAAGAGGGGTCGGGCCGGCAGCCGCGTCTCCTCCACAGGGAACCTGAGACGCGGCTGTTAAGGCGGCGGCGCAGGCGCCACCCTCCTGCCCCACAGGCTGCCTCAGATAACGGGAGCGAGCTTAGGACCTTTTCCGCTGGAGGGTCAGGGTGCGAGGGAGGGCTCAAAGCCCTGTGAGAGGCCCACTCAAGCTTCCAGGTCTTGTGGGTTCTGGCATTTTCAGGGGTGGGACTGGGGAGGGCTTAACGCGTCCAAAGCGGGGGTTGTGAGATACAGTCCACGCAGCATGCAGCTGTGTGTATGTACGGTAGGTTATGTGTGCACGTCTGCAGCCACATGTCTaccatatgctgttgttgttaggtgccccctAGTCACCTCCAATTCATAGCGCCCTGTGCACAATAAAACTAAACGCTGCTTGATcacaccatcctcaaaatcgtagctatgtttgagcccattgttgcagccactatgtcaatccatctccttgagggtcttcctctttttcactctgaccctctaccaagcatgatgtccttctccagggactgatgatccctcctgataacatggccaaagtacatgagacagttCTCACCgttcctgcttctaaggagcattctggctggacttcttccaggacagatttgttccttcttctggcagtccatggtatattcaatattcttcaccaacaccatagttcaaaggcatcgattcttcttctggtttccttattcattgtccagctttcacatgcatatggggcaactgaaaataccacggcttgggtcagttgcaccttagccctcaaactgacatctttgctttttaagattttaaagaggtcttttgcagcagatctgcccaatgcaatatgtcatttgatttcctcactgctgcttccaagggtgttgattgtgggtcatATACGTAGAGTGTAATACACAGAGTACAAAGTTTAAGACAACAGGTAAATGGAGAACTGTCTCCCAAGCCCTAACTCCACCTGCCACACCCTTGTCTCCCCGAGAGGGAGCACCCTCCAGCCTCCAGTCACCCTGCGGATGTTCATAGTGTGTCCCAGTACAACGGCGTCTAGAAAAGTCCTCTATCCACTCTTCGGCCCTTGGGTCAGGAGGCTCTGGCCAGTCACCTGTTATCATGGGTCCCTGTACCACCATGTTAGAAGCACTTCTTGAGGTCTTTCCCTCGGTCTCAGCAGGACCCTCTGGCCCTCACCAGTCAAGGCCATGGCTCCTAGACTTTCTCTCTGGCCATCTCTGGAGGAGAGGGGCAGGTACTTGGGACCCTGCAGTACACGGCCACAAACTCCTGACGCTCCTCTGATCTGAAGAAGCCCCTGAAATTTCCCCTCTCCACCACTGAGACTCCATCTTCCTGTCTCCTGTGCTAGAGCTTCTGTTTCCCCAACCACGAACTCCTTTTTCTTGATTTACTCACGTATTTATTGAGGTGTATGGGAGGTCATTATTTTAAGATACTGCaatcctaaaaataaaaatgtctttattttgccctCACACTAATTTGCCTAGGCATAGGAAGTCTCTAGATGAGAAACATTTTCCCTCAGAATTGCTCACGTGGTGCTGCTAGCTCTCCTCTCCTCCAGTAGTGCTGTTAAGAAATTCAAAGCCATTCTATGTCTAGCCCGTTACATGTATGTGGCCCGGTTTTTTCTCCCTGGAAGCTTTTGGGGTCTTCTCTTTAAATTTCACAGTGATGTGCCTTACTGTGGGGCTATACTATTTTCACTCACTGTGTTGAGCGCTTAACTGGCCCTCATGAAATCCTGGAAAATTATCAATTATTTCTACCAATGGTTTCTTCCGGGTGTGCTGTTGCCTCTTTCCAGAATCCCTATTTAAGAATGTAAGATGCTCTAGACTGGCCCCTGAGTTTTCTTCCTATTTTCCTCCTCTTTATATTTTTGCTCTGCTTTCTGAGAGATTTCTTTCCGTTTTAACTTCCAAATCTTCTactgagtttttaattttctgCTTAGTAGTGCTTAATTCCTAAGAGTTTTTTCTTCTACAAATGTCTCTTTTTAGAGGAAAACAACAGTCTATCCTTGCTCCACGGGTGCAATACCCCCTCTTCactggaactaaaaaaaaaaagttgccatccagtcggttctgactcacagcgaccctacagcacacagtagaactgccccacagggtttcctagaagagatcaccaggtcttttctccctcgctGGTGGCATCcaatcgccaacctttcggttagcacccaagtgcttaaccactgcaccaccggggcttgtCACATCCAAGCCTGACTCCAAGGTGCTCCAGGGTTGGGAGCTGTTGGTTGTGGAACTCCCGGATAATACCTCTAAGGTCTTCTCCCTTGGGCCGGTCAGGTGTCCCAGGCAGGAGACTTCCAGATTCTTCCAGAATACTGGCTAATCAGTATTCCGGGAGCAGAGAGGGGAAGGGGCGGGGAAGGTCGGCATGCGGGGTGCGCGGCAGCTCCGCCTGTCAGTCCTCTGCAGACTCAGCGGCCGGAGGGACTCCCCGCCAATGTTCATGCAACCCCGGATTTCAAGCTGCGAAAAGCAGACTTGGCCCGAGCCCCTTGCGCCCCGCCCCGCGACCCTCGAACGCGGCCCCCCGACTTTTGTTGGGTCCCTCCGACCTTCGGCCCCGCCCCTCATGCGCGAGCCCCGCCCTACTTCCTACCTTAGGCCCCGCCCACACAGCGAACCCCGCCCCTCCTGCCGTCTGACCCTCGGCCCCGCCCCTCACACGCGAACCCCCGCCCAGGTTCCTGCCATCTGACCCTCGGCCCCGCCCCTCACACGCGAACCCCCGCCCTGCTTCCTGCATCTGACCCtcggccccgcccccggcccgttTCCAGCCGCCGGAACCCTCCTCGCCCCGCCCCCAGCCTCGGTCCCGCCCCCCCACTGTCTCGCGATACCCTGCCCGTGGGTGGGGCGAGCCCTGAATGGCTCGGACGGGGGGCGGCTCCGCGGGGCGGTGCTGGGGAACTACAGGTTCGGACAGCGGCATGGCTACCTTGCGTGTCCTGCTGCCCCGCGTCCGCAGTACCCTGCGGCCCTGGGCCGGCTACCCGGCGCTGCGTTCCTTCGCCTCGGGTGAGTGGGGGCGGGCGGCCCCGGGGACCGGCGCGCGCCCCCGGCCTGGCCCGGACCCTCGGTCGACCCCAGGCCCCCAGTCTGACCCCAGATCCAGGGCTCACCTTGGCCTGCACCCATACCTCCTGGCCCCCTCTGTCTTCCCAGCGCCCCGCGGCCAGAGCGCACGGGGCCAGGTGGGAGGGGAGGACCGGGTGGGATCACTACCACCTGTGGCCATCGCAGCGTTTGTCTGAAGCGTGAGGCGGCTCCTTCCATGTGTGTTGAGTGACTTTAAGAGAAATGGCGGGTAGGAGGAGAAAGCCCTCTGTCCAAGTCTGTATTCCTAGCCACCCCTCCCCGTCCTATGGGGTCTGTGGTGGAGACGTGTCCCCCTACCTGGGTCCGCCTCCCGCACCACAGGCTCCCCCCCTTGGCCCACCTGTGACTGTCAAGTCCAGTGCTGGAGGAACCTTGGTCAAGCCCCGGCTGGGGAAGCACCCTGTGGGTCCTCCCCCTTCCTCACCCACTTAATCACCTAGTCCTGTGGGTTTTTACCCCTCAGCTCTGGCCCTCCCGCCAGTAGCAGGTGCAGCCGTGGTCATCTCCTGGCCTTTAAGTGACAGGCATGCTGCTGATAGGCACTTTGCAAATGTTCTTTCGGCTATTTCCTAACACACCTGCAGACAATATTGTTGTCCTTACAGGAACCACCCTCCTTCGTGACCCCCGACAGACCCACTTCTCTTCACACTGACCCCCTTTCTCTCCAAGATTTACTAACTCCCAACCTCCCAGGATGTCTCAGCTGATGCCCCCACCCCCTGACATCCCAGAGCTGCCCATCCTGACTGCTGGCATCCTCACCTGTCTGCACCCCCTACCAGCCTGGCACCCAGTAGGGCTGCAGCTCTGTCCTGCTGCAGGTAGCGCCCACAACACAGCCCTCACCCAGCAGTGTCTGTTGAAAGGACAGCGGAAGCTTGGGCGTCTCTGTGCTGTGCTCTGGGAAGAGCCCTCCAGACACGTTCAGAGCAGGAGGGCCATGTGGCTGCTAGTCTGTACAAGTGCTTTCGCTTAATAAAGGGACTGGTCAATCCTGGGTGGAAGTGGAGTAGCACAGAGGCCACTTGCACTGTGTAGCTCCAGGCGAGCACCACAGCCATTGAGAGCTGGGCGGGGTCCCGTGGGCCTCCTGGTTTGTTCACCACATGAAGGTGCCACTCTGTGCCTCCTCATCACAGGTGCCAACTTTGAGTATATCATCACAGAGAAGAAGGGGCAGAGTAGCAACGTGGGGCTGATCCGGCTGAACCGCCCCAAGGCACTCAATGCACTATGCAACAGCCTCATGATGGAGCTGAACCAGGCACTGGAAGCCTTCGAGGGAGACCCGGCCGTGGGGGCCATTGTCCTCACTGGTGGGGAGAAAGCCTTTGCAGGTATGTGGGCAGCTGGGTGCATGGGCAGTAGGGAGGGGATTACACTGAAGGGGGCAGCCATGCAGGGGAACTCCAGACTGATGGACACCTTTGGAAGCCTCAGTGCGGCCTGGGGGTTATGTGAGTGCCACATGAAGATGTGCAAGGGCCGGCAGGTGTGTGTGTCAGTCTTGGTGCGCAGTCTTCTCAGCAGCTCAGACCAGTGCCAGGCTCTGGGTCTACTGGCACCACTTCTTATCACACACATGTCACCCGTGTTGCCACTGTCCAGCTGTGTGTCCTGTGATGTGCCCCGTCACTGCACATGATTGACTCTGGCATTTGGGGATGCATGAGAGGTGGGGTCCAAGGGAGTGGTGAAGTGTGCACACCAGTGATGGGCATGTGCCCTGCTTCTTCCAAGCGGGAGCTGACATCAAGGAGATGCAGAACCACAAGTTCCAGGACTGCTACTCCAGAGGGTTCTTGAGCCACTGGGACCGAGTGACCCACGTGAAGAAGCCAGTGATTGCTGCCGTCAATGGTTACGCAGTGAGCGTCCCCTCCTAGCCTGCCAGGACAGTTCAGGCCATAAGCCTGTACATATAAAGTGCAACAAGGGTTTTCTGTTAAAGCCTCAAGTGTGGCTCCCAGGCCAGCAAGTGCCTCTCCTCTTGGATGACCCTAAGAGCTAAGCATATTTCCGCATGTGCACTCCCCAGCCCTCCAGGAAGGTGCTTGTCCTCCACCAGGCTGAGGACACGTGGCATTGGCAATTTTGCACAGTTTGGATGACATTCCAACCTTCACTGCCCCGTGAACACTCTCACTATCATTTTAGAGTTCCATGTTCTCTGTTTGGTGTTTCAACATCTGTTCTGCTCTCTGCCTACGGCTGTGGCAATCTGTGATTCCTTAATAAACTACCCTTTGATGTAAGCTGGGTTCGGCAAAGCACATGCCCCATAGCCAAATCCAGCCCTGCctatttgtaaataaagttttattggcgtACAGCCATGCCCATTACTTAGGGATTCTGCGTGGCTGCTTTTGAGCTCCTCAGCAGAGCTGAGTCATCACGAGAGGCCACGTGTCCCACAGAGGGATAGTGGCTCCAGTGTGACTGACCCTGCCTGTCAGCCCTGCCATGCCAGGCTCTGCTCCCTCTCAGCAGAATCTTTAGATGAGCCCACAGAGTGACTTTCTGACTGGGCTCTGTGTCCACAGCTGGGTGGGGGCTGTGAGCTGGCCATGATGTGCGACATCATctatgcaggcgagaaggcacaGTTTGGGCAGCCCGAGATCCTCATAGGAACCATCCCAGGTGAGCATCCGCCGGCCTTGAACACGAGCCCTCAAGGTGCTCCCACACATTGCCCTCACACAAGGTTGTAGCTGTCTCCAACAATAAAGAAACAGGCTTGCAGCTCACCAGATGCAAGCCTGGAGCCAGGCACCCCTAGCAACCAGGACACAAAGCCAAGTCATGAGGGCGTGCAGGTCAGTGAGGCAAGGAAACCCCTTGGACTGCCGGGTGGTCCCCACAGCCTCGGCTCTGCAAAGGCAGAGCCTGAGCCTGGGTGGGTAGCAGGTGTATCTTCAGCATCCTGACACCTGTGGGCAGGGAAGTGGGGTCAGGCACTCCCTCTCAGCTGGAGCACACTAAAGGAGAGAGAGGTTAGGCCAGTGGAGTGTTAGCAGGGTGGATCCCAGCTCCAGCTGTCAGAGGCACATTTGGAAGGGCCAGGAGAAGGATGTAGGGGCCAGGGTCCCTGGAGCACTCATCCACTCCCTGAGGGAGAGTGGGCTGCTCTCGGGGTCACCACACTGTCCTCTGGGTGTGAGGTCAGATTCTGGAGGCCCTGAGCTTTGGCCCAGTGAGCCCGAGCACAGGAGGCAAGCATTTGTTCAGGGTCTGACTCACCCGGGAGCTGCTAGGACCAGGGGAAGCAAGGCCTGGACAGTTAGAAGGTAGATGAATGAGCCAGGGAGGGGCCTGGGACCTGGACACCCAGGTAGCTGGATCCTGAAACAGTGTCTGGATGTTGGAGGAGCACTGGGCTGCGAAGGGCTTGGTTGCAGGCTATGTCTTCAGTCCCCAAAACTAATCCTAACTGCAGGGTCCTTGCAGGCGCTGGGGGCACACAGAGGCTCACGCGGGCTGTTGGGAAGTCACTGGCGATGGAGATGGTCCTCACCGGAGACCGGATCTCAGCCCAGGAGGCCAAGCAGGCAGGTGCGGCTGCAGCAGGTTGTGGGGGAGGGCCTCCATTCAGGCCCGGATGCTCAGAGCATCCCAGAACCAAGGGCTGACTGCCTTCTTTCTGTCTGGAGATAACATACACACAGGAGAGTGACTAAAACGTATGTGCAGGTTAACAATAAAACCAGTCAACTGCTGTCTCCCAGGCCCATTAGTGGGACCTTGAGGTCCCTGTGTATGCCACGCCAGCCCTCCCCTGCAGGTGACTGCAGTCCCCACTGTCCTGCTGGTCACCTGTTCTCCTTGCTTCCCATCTCACCGTCAGCATGGTTTACAGCCTGTCTGCATCCCAGAGCTCTGTGAGCACCAGGCACAGCAGAGGGAGACAGCAGAGCCTGCACTCTTGGAAGTTGTCCCCACTGGATGCTTGGAAGACTCTGGGCTTTCAGAATCCCTGCTCCCAAAGGCActgacaactcagaaaagaataaCAACCAGTCTTTCCACACATCATTTGCCTTCTGTGTTTCAGGTCTCATAAG
This genomic window contains:
- the ECHS1 gene encoding enoyl-CoA hydratase, mitochondrial → MATLRVLLPRVRSTLRPWAGYPALRSFASGANFEYIITEKKGQSSNVGLIRLNRPKALNALCNSLMMELNQALEAFEGDPAVGAIVLTGGEKAFAAGADIKEMQNHKFQDCYSRGFLSHWDRVTHVKKPVIAAVNGYALGGGCELAMMCDIIYAGEKAQFGQPEILIGTIPGAGGTQRLTRAVGKSLAMEMVLTGDRISAQEAKQAGLISKVFPVETVVEEAIKCAEKIANNSKIVVAMAKESVNAAFEMTLTEGNKLEKKLFYSTFATDDRKEGMTAFMEKRKANFKDQ